One region of Micromonospora ureilytica genomic DNA includes:
- a CDS encoding transporter substrate-binding domain-containing protein, translated as MSSGSSQPRLRSIASTLAVALTLVLAAAAGCDSRKEPELPSVQEKMRETHIYGSSKLRIGVATNEPLMGDLRNGQHVGFDVEIARYVAASLGYEGDQRLEFVSVATEDRIPSLQGGTVDLVVSSFSMTEDRKQLVSFAGPYFVTTQEVMVPVRLKDKVRTIEDLRDPAYKVCTSGGSTTEAELEKHQVKTFVVKDVGDCVDGIRKGRYDAVSSDESILAGFLASFPKEFEIVDMPFGTSELLGVGVPIGDPALRDLVAYFLQKSYEQGRDGDASPWQTAYNRTLGPWLKAEKRQPQPLEVPKLVDFDDKAPAK; from the coding sequence ATGAGCTCAGGCAGTTCGCAACCCCGACTCCGGTCGATCGCGTCGACGCTGGCGGTCGCCCTCACCCTCGTGCTCGCCGCCGCCGCCGGTTGCGACAGCCGGAAGGAACCGGAACTGCCCTCCGTGCAGGAGAAGATGCGCGAGACGCACATCTACGGTTCGTCGAAGCTCCGGATCGGTGTCGCCACGAACGAGCCGCTCATGGGCGATCTGCGAAACGGCCAGCACGTCGGGTTCGACGTCGAGATCGCCAGGTACGTCGCGGCCTCCCTCGGCTACGAGGGGGACCAGCGGCTGGAGTTCGTGTCGGTCGCCACCGAGGACCGCATCCCGTCGCTCCAGGGCGGCACCGTCGATCTCGTGGTGTCCAGCTTCTCCATGACGGAGGACCGTAAGCAGTTGGTCAGCTTCGCCGGGCCGTACTTCGTCACCACTCAGGAGGTGATGGTGCCGGTCCGACTGAAGGACAAGGTCCGCACCATTGAGGATCTGCGGGACCCGGCCTACAAGGTCTGCACCAGCGGCGGCTCCACCACCGAGGCCGAGTTGGAGAAGCACCAGGTCAAGACGTTCGTGGTCAAGGACGTCGGCGACTGCGTCGATGGCATCCGGAAGGGCCGGTACGACGCGGTCAGCTCCGACGAGTCGATCCTTGCCGGTTTTCTGGCCAGCTTTCCCAAGGAGTTCGAGATCGTCGACATGCCGTTCGGCACCAGCGAGTTGCTGGGCGTCGGCGTGCCGATCGGTGATCCCGCGCTGCGCGACCTGGTCGCGTACTTCCTGCAGAAGAGCTACGAGCAGGGCCGCGACGGAGATGCCAGCCCCTGGCAGACCGCGTACAACCGGACCCTGGGCCCGTGGTTGAAGGCCGAGAAGCGCCAGCCGCAGCCGCTGGAAGTGCCGAAGCTCGTCGACTTCGACGACAAGGCGCCCGCGAAGTGA